A genomic stretch from Acinonyx jubatus isolate Ajub_Pintada_27869175 chromosome E2, VMU_Ajub_asm_v1.0, whole genome shotgun sequence includes:
- the IGFLR1 gene encoding IGF-like family receptor 1, with product MGPLRRLLTAALLLAQAAPQEASQHCGRLEYWNPDNRCCSSCLQRFGPPPCPDYEFSENCGFNDFADHVTHPFKECPFGQCNPDNAELCSPCGAGATAPAPAGSRSGTQRRCREKPVPPKEPCPLKSGKPRVYSSQEPSPSAISSVSWTPERNVTQQALPNFALPVVLVLMVLVLLVTSAVILLLAQRCHCRAKVLHPYPGLVCGDTNIHTVFSLPSSSPGSLEASDAGDKVSLVPLLGRELPSLASQPLSRLLDELEVLEELIVLLDPEPGPGGGMARGTTRHLAARYGVPAAWSTFAYSLRPSRSPLRALIEMVVAREPSASLGQFGTHLAQLGRADALQVLSKLG from the exons ATGGGGCCCCTACGCCGCCTCCTGACTGCGGCACTACTTCTGGCTCAGGCTGCGCCTCAGGAGGCCTCCCAGCACTGCGGGCGCCTAGAGTACTGGAACCCTGATAACCGGTGCTGCAGCAGCTGCCTGCAGCGCTTTGGGCCGCCCCCCTGCCCGG ACTACGAGTTTTCGGAAAACTGCGGATTCAATGATTTTGCCGACCACGTGACACACCCCTTCAAAGAGTGTCCCTTTGGGCAGTGCAACCCCGACAATGCGGAGCTATGTAGCCCTTGTGGCGCCGGAGCCACGGCCCCCGCTCCCGCAGGGAGCAGGAGCGGAACCCAGCGTCGCTGCAGAGAG AAGCCGGTCCCTCCCAAGGAGCCCTGTCCTCTCAAGTCTGGGAAACCCAGAGTCTATAGCTCCCAGGAGCCCAGCCCATCAGCGATTTCCAGTGTCTCCTGGACACCTGAGCGCAACGTCACTCAGCAGGCCTTGCCGAATTTCGCCCTGCCAGTGGTGCTGGTTCTCATGGTGCTGGTTCTGCTGGTGACCTCAGCAGTGATCCTTCTGCTTGCCCAGCGGTGTCACTGCCGGGCAAAAGTCCTCCATCCCTACCCCGGCTTGGTTTGTGGCGACACCAATATCCATACGGTCTTCTCCTTGCCCTCGTCCTCTCCAGGCTCCCTGGAGGCATCAGACGCAGGGGATAAGGTCTCTCTGGTTCCACTCCTGGGCAGAG AACTGCCGAGTCTGGCATCACAGCCCCTGTCTCGCCTCCTCGATGAGCTGGAGGTGCTGGAGGAGCTGATAGTGCTGCTGGATCCTGAACCTGGGCCAGGTGGGGGGATGGCACGCGGCACCACGAGACACCTGGCGGCGAGGTACGGAGTGCCTGCTGCCTGGTCCACCTTTGCCTACTCACTGCGACCCAGTCGCTCGCCACTGCGGGCCCTGATCGAGATGGTGGTGGCAAGGGAGCCCTCTGCTTCTCTGGGGCAGTTTGGCACACACCTGGCCCAGCTGGGGCGGGCAGATGCGCTGCAGGTGCTGTCCAAACTTGGCTGA